A genomic segment from Nicotiana sylvestris chromosome 1, ASM39365v2, whole genome shotgun sequence encodes:
- the LOC104211130 gene encoding uncharacterized protein produces MYYEKYGWTVRGSRIKESKLFKIVKFQGTHECSVDIRKAHQRQSTSNVIRDYMIDKLRDITTEVKPKFVILEMKRAHGKDVGYVKAWHAIQKGFVYIFFMYGASISGWKYCRPLIAIDEIFLKNKYRCVLLVVVTKDANNQIFPIAFGVADSENNESYEWYFRELRKAIGIRKDLKFLSDRHKAIANGIAKVFPECYHEFDDFMSQIAVVDKKTFNYLMEEPPGRWARSHYPRQLYDMLKTNIVESMNNVLRRARELPLLTMMDFIQEKLQSWFYERRTTAEGIFREISNWAEATLEEKIKPTFKFRVLPIDRLKFNVKEGGMEFIVDLDKRTCDCSKFQLDEIPCEHAIAAIGSIYQKTSAFCSTYYSRDFWLKTYGGQVNSIGDSTIWVIPDNVK; encoded by the exons ATGTACTATGAAAAGTATGGTTGGACTGTTCGAGGTTCAAGAATTAAGGAATCAAaactttttaaaatagttaaattTCAGGGAACACATGAGTGCTCGGTTGATATTAGAAAGGCACATCAAAGACAATCAACTTCAAATGTGATTAGAGATTATATGATTGACAAATTAAGGGACATAACTACTGAAGTAAAGCCTAAGTTTGTCATTTTAGAAATGAAAAGAGCACATGGAAAAGATGTTGGTTATGTAAAAGCATGGCATGCTATTCAAAAAGG GTTTGTTTAcatattttttatgtatggggCGTCAATTTCTGGGTGGAAGTATTGTAGACCACTTATTGCTATTGATGaaatatttctaaaaaataaatatagatGTGTTCTGTTAGTGGTTGTCACAAAAGATGCAAATAACCAGATATTCCCTATAGCATTTGGCGTAGCGGATTCAGAGAATAACGAATCATATGAATGGTATTTCAGAGAATTAAGAAAAGCAATTGGGATTCGTAAAGATTTAAAGTTTTTGTCAGATCGACACAAGGCCATTGCAAATGGAATTGCAAAAGTTTTCCCTGAGTGCTACCATG AATTTGATGACTTCATGTCCCAAATAGCTGTTGTTGATAAGAAAACATTCAATTATTTGATGGAGGAACCACCAGGAAGATGGGCTCGTTCACATTATCCAAGACAACTATATGATATGTTAAAAACAAATATTGTTGAGTCAATGAATAATGTTTTGAGACGTGCAAGAGAATTGCCACTTTTAACAATGATGGATTTCATACAAGAAAAATTGCAAAGCTGGTTCTATGAAAGAAGGACAACTGCAGAAGGAATATTCCGTGAGATATCAAATTGGGCAGAAGCAACATTGGAAGAAAAAATTAAACCAACTTTTAAATTTAGAGTATTGCCCATTGATCGACTCAAATTCAATGTAAAAGAAGGGGGTATGGAATTTATTGTTGATCTAGACAAAAGAACATGTGATTGTTCTAAATTTCAGCTAGATGAGATACCCTGTGAACATGCAATTGCTGCAATTGGCAGTATATATCAAAAGACATCGGCCTTTTGCTCAACCTATTATTCAAGGGACTTTTGGTTGAAAACATATGGAGGACAAGTAAATTCTATAGGTGATTCAACAATATGGGTTATACCAGACAATGTTAAATAA